In the Portunus trituberculatus isolate SZX2019 chromosome 21, ASM1759143v1, whole genome shotgun sequence genome, one interval contains:
- the LOC123507249 gene encoding uncharacterized protein LOC123507249: MNSIENQAAATEAAAAGGQSPLLTAALTLLSRNHSWTDLLDSLGRSGEVSWLGFLYSVVSVVFVTMLAPALKVFLLTLVAATLRITAFYFFGEENMGKVVGSEGYIYYAKVLLGNYLGYGPILHLLNRPQPDAQLL; encoded by the exons AACAGCATTGAAAATCAGGCGGCGGCGACAGAGGCGGCGGCAGCAGGAGGCCAGTCACCTCTACTCACTGCtgccctcactctcctctctcgaAACCACTCTTGGACAGATctgctg GACAGCCTCGGGAGGAGTGGGGAGGTGTCCTGGCTGGGGTTCCTCTATTCAGTAGTATCTGTGGTGTTCGTGACGATGCTGGCCCCCGCTCTCAAGGTGTTCCTCCTTACCCTCGTGGCCGCCACCCTCAGGATCACCGCCTTCTACTTcttcg GTGAGGAGAACATGGGCAAGGTGGTGGGCAGCGAGGGTTACATTTACTACGCCAAGGTGCTGCTCGGGAACTACCTTGGCTACGGCCCCATCCTGCATCTCCTGAACCGACCCCAACCAGATGCGCAACTGCTGTAG